A DNA window from Penaeus vannamei isolate JL-2024 chromosome 5, ASM4276789v1, whole genome shotgun sequence contains the following coding sequences:
- the LOC113828277 gene encoding uncharacterized protein — protein MLSWCSSCLGVGTFGPTSPNSPMTQPLSSAHKNLRLRRSVVSRRGELTDDSEDDSEDDLPDDQGVWQEQYVVKRQPGAPTTDHSPLPETVVVQVQPPSTAMHRPDLEDTGSISSYFLQSPESAASYDDGSVYSSYGSTDVTDPSGTSISNLSNVSNSIRGSIGSLVSVKSSESVLPYCNTNDGDSNINPSHRPPSRLSPGTRRPHPMFLTPEEAAKPPIVQPPAKVHAFSPVQERLWLGRGVLTGIMGKKSETFAGEYLTEGQKTPVKLRSATTLRAISAFEARVDTKNNPVWYSFGRVVLALRYLLAKKELEVSVVQVTELPAGREKSSIDFQVCVKPGRRKTRWIKSVKPGPSHDADGIAAQCSLKVRRVRERSLVMSAFVAGRRNHVHLALGHAVVPDLEAQALTDGQWHTFPLNLRQGCQLQDHLGMAMVALSCCERTYGFYTFTVDIMHIRNVKVQRLGTHVTSSFKAKAELWVQATLMVDGQQKAKYDMPPTPLVRPSGYDEQGWESIFKHGCTVSFHVPKDKIHLATIIVKVNGRSRHHLTSKEALLGTVSFGPEELFGGQHAVGGQMDVPGDPLDSRLTHWGQALRRMAKVDMWHRLQI, from the exons ATGCTCTCCTGGTGCAGTAGCTGTCTGGGCGTGGGAACCTTCGGCCCGACCAGCCCGAACTCGCCCATGACCCAGcctctctcctccgcccacaAGAACCTCAGGCTTCGGCGATCCGTTGTATCGAG GCGCGGAGAGTTGACTGACGACTCCGAGGACGACTCCGAGGACGACTTACCCGACGACCAGGGTGTGTGGCAAGAGCAATACGTGGTCAAGAGGCAACCCGGGGCTCCTACCACTGACCATTCCCCGCTTCCCGAAACGGTGGTCGTGCAGGTTCAGCCGC CTTCCACGGCGATGCACAGGCCGGATCTGGAAGACACAGGAAGCATATCAAGCTACTTTCTACAGTCGCCAGAATCTGCCGCGTCCTACGATGATGGCAGCGTCTACAGCAGTTACGGGAGCACCGATGTGACCGATCCAAGTGGCACTAGTATTAGTAACTTGAGCAATGTCAGCAACAGCATTCGAGGCAGTATTGGGAGTCTTGTTAGCGTGAAGAGTTCGGAGAGTGTTCTTCCTTATTGCAATACTAATGACGGAGACAGTAACATCAACCCCAGT CATCGTCCACCGTCGCGATTGAGCCCAGGAACTCGACGGCCTCACCCCATGTTCCTAACCCCAGAGGAAGCAGCCAAGCCCCCTATTGTGCAACCGCCAGCCAAGGTGCATG CTTTCTCTCCTGTGCAAGAAAGACTGTGGCTCGGCAGGGGCGTCTTGACAGGGATCATGGGGAAGAAGAGCGAGACATTCGCTGGGGAATACCTGACGGAGGGACAGAAGACGCCCGTGAAACTCCGAAGCGCGACGACCCTCCGGGCGATCTCGGCCTTCGAGGCTCGAGTCGACACGAAGAACAACCCCGTCTGGTACTCCTTCGGGAGGGTCGTTCTTGCGCTCCGCTACCTCCTGGCCAAGAAAGA GCTTGAGGTGAGCGTCGTCCAGGTAACGGAACTACCCGCTGGGAGAGAGAAGTCATCCATCGACTTCCAG GTGTGCGTGAAACCgggaaggaggaaaacgaggTGGATAAAGTCGGTGAAACCAGGACCCAGCCATGACGCCGACGGCATCGCTGCACAGTGCTCCCTCAAG GTTCGGAGAGTTCGCGAGCGTTCCCTTGTGATGTCAGCTTTCGTAGCTGGCCGGAGAAACCACGTACATCTGGCCCTTGGGCATGCGGTGGTGCCCGACCTGGAGGCGCAGGCACTCACAGATGGGCAGTGGCACACCTTCCCTCTTAATCTGCGCCAAGGATGCCAG CTCCAAGACCACCTGGGTATGGCAATGGTGGCTCTTTCCTGCTGCGAACGAACGTATGGATTCTACACCTTCACTGTAGATATCATGCATATAAGGAACGTCAAAGTGCAGCGTTTGGGCACACATGTTACCAGTTCCTTCAAGG CCAAAGCGGAACTATGGGTTCAGGCTACCCTCATGGTTGATGGTCAACAAAAGGCGAAATATGACATGCCCCCAACGCCCCTGGTACGGCCATCCGGCTACGATGAACAGGGGTGGGAATCCATCTTCAAGCACGGATGCACCGTCTCCTTCCACGTGCCTAAAGATAAGATTCATTTGGCAACCATCATCGTGAAG GTGAATGGGCGATCACGCCACCATCTCACATCCAAAGAGGCATTACTGGGAACGGTGAGTTTTGGTCCCGAAGAGCTATTCGGTGGCCAGCATGCAGTGGGAGGTCAAATGGACGTACCTGGAGACCCACTGGACAGCCGACTGACACACTGGGGTCAGGCTTTGCGTCGAATGGCCAAAGTCGATATGTGGCACCGACTTCAAATCTGA